The following proteins are encoded in a genomic region of Apis mellifera strain DH4 linkage group LG14, Amel_HAv3.1, whole genome shotgun sequence:
- the LOC552726 gene encoding 40S ribosomal protein S18 has translation MLTIYHKCPLQEEKCNSDFVSFSNKQFCKMSLVIPEKFQHILRVMGTNIDGNRKVMFAMTAIKGVGRRYANIVLKKADIDLDKRAGECSEEEVEKIVTIMANPRQYKIPDWFLNRQKDIVDGKYSQLTSSYLDSKLREDLERMKKIRAHRGLRHYWGLRVRGQHTKTTGRRGRTVGVSKKK, from the exons atgctcactatatatcataaatgccCTCTACAGGAAGAAAAGTGTAATTCTGATTTTGTCTCTTTCAGTAACAAGCAGTTTTGCAAGATG tCTCTCGTCATTCCGGAAAAATTCCAACATATTCTTCGTGTCATGGGCACGAATATTGACGGTAATAGAAAAGTTATGTTTGCTATGACAGCAATTAAAGGTGTTGGTCGTCGTTATGCtaatatagttttaaagaAAGCTGACATTGACTTAGATAAGCGTGCTGGAGAATGTTCAGAAGAAGaa gttgaaaaaattgttacaatcATGGCTAATCCTAGACAATACAAGATTCCCGATTGGTTTTTGAATAGGCAAAAAGATATTGTAGATGGTAAATATTCACag ctcACTAGTTCTTATTTGGATTCAAAACTTCGTGAAGATTTGGAACGAATGAAGAAAATTCGTGCTCATAGAGGTTTGCGTCATTATTGGGGTTTACGTGTACGTGGTCAGCATACAAAAACTACAGGTCGTCGTGGACGTACAGTGGGTGTATCGAAAaagaagtaa